A single Mangrovimonas sp. YM274 DNA region contains:
- a CDS encoding VWA domain-containing protein → MYQLDEKVWFWGLLVIPIIILLFLMLQVWKYRAQKKFANKELLQRLSPNQSLFKSILKIVVLCLAFACLALALVNPKIGTKLETVKREGVDVVFAVDVSKSMLAEDIAPNRLEKAKQLVTQIINNLASDRVGIIAYAGKAFPQLPITTDYASAKMFLQNMNTDMLSSQGTAIDEAIELAKTYFDDEEQTNRVLVIISDGEDHSEMSTSVAEEANKEGIRIFTIGVGDTKGGPIPIKKNGVVLNYKKDSKGETVITKLQEETLKSIAEEANGEYINGSNTATVVETIREILNKMDKTEFEAKEFADFKDQFQWFLGFGIFFLFIDIFLLERKTAWLKKLNLFNENL, encoded by the coding sequence ATGTATCAATTAGATGAAAAAGTATGGTTCTGGGGATTGTTGGTCATTCCAATAATTATCCTGCTCTTTTTGATGCTCCAGGTTTGGAAATACAGAGCCCAAAAGAAGTTTGCCAATAAGGAATTGTTGCAGCGCTTGAGTCCCAATCAGTCCCTATTTAAATCCATACTGAAAATTGTGGTATTGTGTTTAGCCTTTGCTTGTTTGGCCTTGGCCTTGGTAAATCCTAAAATAGGGACCAAGCTGGAAACTGTAAAACGAGAAGGGGTTGATGTGGTGTTTGCGGTAGATGTGTCCAAAAGTATGTTGGCCGAGGATATTGCGCCTAACCGTTTGGAAAAAGCTAAGCAGTTGGTAACACAAATTATCAATAATTTAGCCAGCGACCGTGTAGGGATTATTGCTTATGCAGGGAAAGCCTTTCCGCAATTGCCAATTACCACAGACTATGCTTCGGCCAAAATGTTCCTTCAAAATATGAATACGGACATGTTGTCCTCCCAGGGAACGGCCATTGATGAAGCCATTGAATTGGCCAAAACCTATTTTGATGATGAAGAACAAACCAATAGGGTATTGGTCATCATTTCAGACGGGGAAGATCACAGCGAAATGTCCACAAGTGTTGCAGAAGAAGCAAACAAAGAAGGTATTCGCATTTTTACTATTGGAGTGGGAGATACCAAAGGAGGTCCTATTCCCATTAAGAAAAATGGGGTAGTCCTTAACTATAAAAAGGATAGCAAGGGTGAAACGGTTATTACCAAATTGCAAGAGGAAACTTTAAAGAGTATTGCAGAGGAAGCCAACGGAGAATATATTAACGGGAGCAATACAGCTACGGTTGTTGAAACCATTAGAGAGATTTTGAACAAGATGGATAAAACAGAGTTTGAAGCCAAGGAATTTGCCGATTTCAAGGATCAGTTCCAATGGTTTTTGGGCTTTGGGATTTTCTTTTTGTTCATTGATATTTTCTTGTTGGAACGCAAGACTGCTTGGTTGAAAAAGTTGAATTTGTTCAACGAAAACCTGTAG
- a CDS encoding tetratricopeptide repeat protein, whose protein sequence is MKSQMKQLVLILLMVTSWFSFAQDDTKEKEQLKAIQKANSYVYDANELVDKDDYVAAEMEYRKAISEQPTTVSGTYNLGNSYYQKGNYEEALYRHQQAAKNATDRAGKHKAFHNIGNILMKNEKCQEAVEAFKNALRNDPTDDETRYNLAMAKECAERQQENNKDKKDEDENKEDNQDQEKEDQQNQDQQNQDQKDQGDQDEKDGDDQEDEKGKPKDDKKDNQGGDEKDKEQQKPQPQPGQLSPQQIKNLLEAMNNQEQKVQEKMNAEKQKGTPVKTDKDW, encoded by the coding sequence ATGAAGTCACAAATGAAACAATTGGTTTTAATACTCTTAATGGTTACCTCTTGGTTTTCCTTTGCACAGGACGATACCAAGGAAAAGGAACAGTTAAAGGCAATTCAAAAGGCCAATTCATATGTGTATGATGCAAATGAACTGGTGGATAAAGATGATTATGTAGCTGCCGAAATGGAGTATAGAAAGGCCATTTCCGAACAGCCTACAACCGTATCTGGAACCTACAATTTGGGAAATTCCTATTACCAAAAGGGCAATTACGAGGAAGCTCTTTATCGTCACCAACAGGCAGCCAAAAATGCTACAGACAGAGCCGGAAAACACAAAGCTTTCCACAACATTGGAAATATCCTGATGAAAAATGAAAAGTGCCAGGAAGCTGTGGAAGCTTTTAAAAATGCCTTGCGTAATGACCCGACGGACGATGAAACAAGGTATAATTTAGCCATGGCCAAAGAGTGTGCAGAGCGTCAGCAGGAAAACAATAAGGACAAAAAGGACGAAGACGAGAATAAAGAGGATAACCAGGATCAGGAGAAAGAAGATCAACAAAATCAGGATCAGCAAAACCAAGATCAAAAGGATCAAGGTGATCAAGATGAAAAAGATGGTGATGATCAAGAGGATGAGAAAGGAAAGCCTAAGGACGACAAGAAAGACAATCAGGGAGGTGACGAGAAGGACAAGGAGCAGCAAAAGCCGCAGCCACAGCCTGGACAATTGTCGCCACAACAGATAAAGAATTTATTGGAGGCCATGAACAATCAAGAACAAAAAGTTCAGGAAAAGATGAATGCTGAAAAACAAAAAGGGACTCCTGTGAAAACGGATAAGGATTGGTAG
- a CDS encoding tetratricopeptide repeat protein: MKKLFLFLSVLFSAIGFAQNDSLFEQGNKLYNDGDYAEAIEKYEAILNNGKHSAELYFNLGNANYKLNNIAPSIYYYEKALQLAPNDKEIQNNIAFAKNMTIDAIDVIPEVGLSKIVNGFTRALGFDGWAYVAVIGMLFFVVLYLVYYFSYATVTKRLTFVASFAFLGITLITTTLAFHRYELQRKDQPAIVFAEESQVKSEPNLRSEEAFRLHEGTKVQVLDTLNDWKKIKLTDGKTGWISGNDIRMLKTF, translated from the coding sequence ATGAAAAAGCTATTCCTATTCCTTTCTGTGCTGTTTTCTGCTATTGGTTTTGCCCAAAACGATTCGTTGTTTGAGCAGGGAAATAAGCTTTACAATGATGGCGACTATGCAGAAGCCATAGAGAAATATGAAGCCATCTTGAATAATGGCAAACATTCGGCAGAGTTGTATTTTAATCTCGGAAACGCTAATTATAAGCTCAATAATATTGCGCCAAGTATTTACTATTACGAAAAAGCCTTGCAATTGGCACCAAATGATAAAGAGATCCAAAACAATATTGCCTTTGCCAAGAATATGACCATAGATGCTATAGATGTAATTCCTGAGGTTGGGCTTTCCAAAATTGTAAATGGTTTTACACGAGCCTTGGGATTTGATGGTTGGGCTTATGTTGCCGTTATAGGAATGTTATTTTTTGTGGTCCTTTATCTGGTTTATTACTTTAGTTATGCAACCGTTACAAAACGCCTCACCTTTGTGGCAAGTTTTGCTTTTTTGGGTATTACTTTAATTACCACGACACTTGCTTTTCACAGGTATGAATTGCAAAGAAAAGATCAACCGGCAATTGTGTTTGCAGAGGAAAGTCAGGTGAAGAGCGAACCAAATTTACGAAGCGAGGAAGCCTTTAGGTTACACGAGGGTACAAAGGTTCAAGTTTTGGACACCCTTAACGATTGGAAAAAAATTAAACTTACCGACGGAAAAACAGGTTGGATAAGCGGTAACGACATCAGGATGTTGAAGACTTTTTGA
- a CDS encoding universal stress protein, whose amino-acid sequence MEPKALRILVLSDLGSTTDITLRSAVSLAKMVNGTIDLFYVKKPGDIVQKENQLSAIRSINEEKNSTNKLIQERIKTTVATYGVPIDYSFSFGNVKNEIDTYIKNRRPDIIVMGKKQPKLFNLGSDGLTQFVMDTHQGVMMIVGTEHALEPNQPFSLGVFNGANFGLARSLKVLSNQPLKSFKIAYVKDNSIEQQQEVDTIEYVFEEGDESIKNLSNYLSKSSVNLFCVERGHSKTENHIKTKHTDILNIANTINISLLVSAQ is encoded by the coding sequence ATGGAACCAAAAGCCTTACGCATATTGGTACTTTCAGATTTGGGAAGCACAACCGATATCACCTTGCGAAGTGCAGTGAGCTTGGCGAAGATGGTCAATGGTACGATTGACTTGTTTTATGTGAAAAAGCCGGGAGACATTGTTCAAAAGGAAAATCAGTTGTCTGCTATTAGGAGCATTAATGAAGAAAAAAATAGCACCAATAAGCTCATTCAAGAAAGGATCAAGACTACTGTAGCTACTTATGGGGTTCCTATTGATTATAGCTTTTCGTTTGGAAATGTTAAAAATGAAATAGATACTTATATCAAAAACCGACGCCCCGATATTATTGTTATGGGAAAAAAGCAACCCAAACTGTTTAATTTGGGAAGCGATGGTTTAACCCAATTTGTGATGGATACACACCAGGGTGTGATGATGATTGTGGGTACCGAGCATGCTCTAGAACCCAATCAACCCTTTTCATTGGGTGTTTTTAACGGTGCCAATTTTGGCCTGGCCAGAAGTTTAAAGGTACTTAGTAACCAACCTTTGAAGTCTTTTAAAATAGCCTATGTAAAAGATAATTCAATTGAACAACAACAGGAAGTAGACACAATAGAATATGTTTTTGAAGAGGGCGATGAAAGTATTAAAAACCTGTCCAATTATCTATCCAAAAGCAGCGTAAATTTGTTTTGTGTAGAAAGAGGACACTCTAAAACCGAAAATCATATAAAGACCAAACATACAGATATACTAAATATAGCAAACACTATTAATATCTCTCTTTTAGTATCGGCTCAATAA
- a CDS encoding BatD family protein, whose product MKNSLGIIKLNLKKQLQVLGVLFLVFGFTKVSYGQVSSTVDSTKIKIGEQITYKIAVEADSTDLVVFPEGQTFSPLEVIQSYEIDTTKQGAKFNLIKKYGLTQFDSGNYIIPKQKILIGDKTFFTDSLRVEVNTVVVDTTKQGLYDIKPFMEVKEPSSDWWKILLAVLGIFALVGGLLYWFLWRKKPLTEEEKIALLPPYDRAKMALKNLDESDYLQKAELKEYYSELTFIIRRYLDEKVYDRALESTTDELIERLYLLREGNQISISKEDIQNLESILKRADLVKFAKSAPDVALAEMDRNTIDLEIDHVKESLPEPTEEEKLLDQQYKEEQERKKKRKKVIITVVVAFFLIMATFIGFGIKYGFAYVKDTVIGHESKELLEGEWVRSDYGVPPISISTPRVLKRVEVPLPEEAQASVKVTAFSYGTLLDMFSVTVSTTVVQQPTQGGQAQAQGTDQKAPKIDLAQASEMAIAGMEQKGAKDILVKREQFITPNAAEGLKTYGSLNIPLLNTETLVPAKYTILQFTAENVLQQVMVTWPDNDVYADEMIDRIINSVELVKNEQEAEQEK is encoded by the coding sequence ATGAAAAACAGCCTCGGAATTATAAAATTGAACCTCAAAAAACAACTACAAGTTTTGGGTGTTTTGTTTTTGGTATTCGGTTTTACAAAGGTTTCATATGGTCAAGTAAGTTCTACCGTAGATTCTACCAAAATTAAAATTGGAGAACAGATTACCTACAAAATTGCCGTGGAAGCGGATTCAACAGATTTGGTTGTCTTCCCCGAAGGGCAAACCTTTTCGCCTTTGGAAGTCATTCAATCTTATGAAATAGACACTACAAAGCAGGGGGCCAAATTCAACCTAATCAAGAAATATGGTTTGACCCAGTTTGATTCTGGGAACTATATCATTCCAAAACAGAAAATCCTTATTGGCGACAAAACCTTTTTTACCGATTCTTTAAGAGTTGAGGTGAATACAGTAGTGGTGGACACCACTAAACAAGGTTTGTACGACATCAAACCCTTTATGGAAGTCAAGGAACCATCTAGTGATTGGTGGAAAATCCTCTTGGCTGTTTTGGGCATATTTGCTTTGGTAGGCGGTTTACTATATTGGTTTTTATGGCGAAAAAAGCCATTGACCGAAGAAGAAAAAATAGCGTTGTTGCCGCCCTACGATCGTGCAAAAATGGCTTTGAAAAACTTGGATGAAAGCGACTACCTGCAAAAAGCAGAATTGAAAGAATACTATTCTGAATTGACCTTCATCATAAGAAGGTATTTGGATGAAAAGGTCTATGACCGTGCTTTGGAAAGTACTACGGACGAGCTTATCGAACGCTTGTATTTGCTTAGGGAAGGCAACCAAATTTCCATAAGCAAAGAAGACATCCAAAACTTGGAAAGCATCTTGAAGCGTGCCGATTTGGTAAAATTTGCCAAATCTGCTCCAGATGTGGCCTTGGCCGAAATGGATAGAAATACGATTGATTTGGAGATCGATCACGTGAAGGAATCCTTGCCAGAACCTACAGAAGAAGAAAAATTACTAGACCAGCAATACAAGGAAGAACAGGAACGCAAAAAGAAGCGCAAAAAAGTGATCATTACAGTTGTGGTTGCCTTCTTTTTGATTATGGCAACCTTTATTGGCTTCGGAATTAAATATGGTTTCGCCTATGTTAAGGATACGGTTATTGGTCATGAAAGTAAAGAATTGTTGGAAGGTGAATGGGTGCGTAGTGATTATGGTGTGCCGCCAATAAGTATTTCGACTCCTAGAGTATTGAAACGTGTTGAAGTACCACTTCCGGAAGAAGCCCAAGCTTCTGTAAAGGTTACTGCATTTAGTTATGGGACTCTATTGGATATGTTCAGCGTAACAGTTAGCACTACTGTGGTGCAGCAGCCAACACAAGGAGGGCAAGCTCAAGCTCAAGGAACCGATCAAAAGGCTCCGAAGATTGATTTAGCCCAAGCTTCTGAAATGGCTATTGCAGGCATGGAGCAAAAAGGCGCTAAGGATATTCTGGTGAAAAGAGAGCAGTTTATCACACCCAATGCAGCTGAAGGTTTAAAAACCTATGGTAGTTTAAATATTCCATTGCTGAATACCGAGACATTGGTGCCTGCAAAATATACCATTTTACAGTTTACGGCAGAAAATGTGTTACAGCAGGTAATGGTTACCTGGCCAGATAATGACGTGTATGCTGATGAAATGATAGATCGTATCATCAATTCGGTGGAATTGGTGAAAAATGAACAGGAAGCTGAACAAGAGAAATAA
- a CDS encoding SulP family inorganic anion transporter, with product MFKYIKQDLPASIVVFFVALPLCLGIALASGAPLFSGVIAGIVGGIVVGSLSGSNIGVSGPAAGLAAIVLTAIGTLGGYENFLVAVVLGGVIQLVLGVLRAGVIGYYFPSSVIKGMLTGIGIIIILKQIPHFFGYDAEPEGADSFLELSGENTFSSIFHIFDNLILGSMVIGIIGLAVILIWDNILAKKAKFFKIIQGPLVAVVLGIVFYVITKSNDALNISTTHLVSVPIPDDFNSFLGQFTFPNFGAITNHEIWVTAFTIALVASLETLLCVEATDKIDPHKNVTPTNRELLAQGTGNIFSGLIGGLPITQVIVRSSANIQSGGRTKLSAIIHGLFLLVSVILIPKLLNMIPLSVLAAILLVVGYKLAKPKLFIEMYKLGWKQWLPFLVTVVGIVFTDLLVGISLGLLAGIIVILLKSYQNSHFLHIEDKSNGKHQIKMTLAEEVTFFNKGAILKELDSLPRDTYLELNLMKTRYLDHDIIEILEDFTHKAKERNIDVKLVSKRGIVENPPSFVKFFKERPKSKLSLS from the coding sequence ATGTTTAAATATATTAAACAAGATTTACCGGCTAGTATAGTCGTGTTTTTTGTGGCATTGCCCCTGTGTTTGGGTATTGCCTTGGCAAGTGGAGCTCCATTGTTTTCAGGGGTCATTGCAGGAATTGTTGGTGGTATTGTAGTAGGTTCCTTAAGTGGGTCCAATATTGGAGTTAGTGGCCCTGCAGCAGGTTTAGCAGCTATTGTATTGACGGCAATTGGTACCTTGGGAGGATATGAAAATTTCCTTGTCGCCGTGGTGTTAGGTGGAGTGATTCAATTGGTGTTGGGTGTTTTAAGAGCCGGTGTGATTGGATATTATTTTCCGTCATCGGTTATTAAAGGAATGTTGACAGGGATTGGAATCATCATCATTTTAAAGCAAATTCCACACTTCTTTGGTTACGATGCCGAACCGGAGGGAGCTGATAGTTTCCTTGAACTTTCAGGAGAGAATACATTTTCTTCCATATTTCACATTTTTGATAATCTTATCCTTGGATCTATGGTTATTGGTATCATAGGGCTGGCAGTGATTCTTATCTGGGATAATATTCTGGCCAAAAAGGCAAAATTCTTTAAGATCATTCAAGGGCCTTTGGTAGCTGTGGTATTGGGTATTGTGTTTTATGTTATCACCAAATCAAATGATGCTTTAAACATATCAACAACCCATCTGGTGAGCGTACCAATTCCAGATGATTTCAATTCATTTTTAGGGCAGTTTACTTTTCCAAATTTTGGAGCAATTACCAATCATGAAATTTGGGTAACTGCTTTTACCATAGCTTTGGTTGCAAGTTTGGAAACCTTATTGTGTGTGGAAGCTACGGATAAAATTGATCCGCATAAAAATGTAACGCCAACCAATAGAGAGTTGTTGGCTCAAGGAACTGGAAACATCTTTTCAGGTTTAATTGGGGGCTTGCCAATTACTCAGGTAATTGTAAGGAGTTCCGCTAATATTCAATCGGGAGGACGTACGAAGTTATCAGCAATCATTCACGGTTTGTTTTTATTGGTTTCGGTGATTTTAATTCCAAAATTACTGAACATGATTCCGCTATCTGTTTTGGCCGCCATTCTCTTAGTTGTAGGGTATAAGTTGGCAAAACCAAAATTGTTTATTGAAATGTACAAGTTGGGGTGGAAACAGTGGTTACCATTTTTAGTAACTGTAGTGGGGATTGTATTCACCGATTTGCTAGTTGGAATTAGCTTAGGCCTTTTGGCAGGAATCATTGTAATCCTTCTAAAAAGCTACCAAAATTCTCACTTCTTGCACATAGAAGATAAAAGCAATGGGAAACACCAGATAAAAATGACCCTTGCTGAGGAAGTGACCTTTTTTAACAAAGGTGCTATCCTTAAGGAATTGGACAGTCTGCCTCGTGATACGTATTTAGAACTTAACCTTATGAAGACCCGATATTTGGATCATGATATTATTGAGATTTTAGAAGATTTTACCCATAAGGCGAAAGAACGAAATATTGATGTGAAATTAGTTTCTAAACGTGGAATCGTAGAAAACCCTCCTAGCTTTGTGAAGTTTTTCAAGGAGCGTCCAAAATCTAAACTAAGTTTGAGCTAA
- a CDS encoding carbonic anhydrase family protein, whose protein sequence is MKAHTKETQATMTPEKSLTFLKEGNLRFQNNLKANRNLLEQVNDTSEGQFPFATILSCIDSRVSAELVFDQGLGDIFSVRIAGNFVNEDILGSMEFACKLAGTKLIVVLGHTSCGAVKGACDHAEMGNLTKLIEKITPAVNSVTEPADESLRNSKNLEFVDAVSEKNVHLTIDRIRKESPILDDMERSGDIKIIGAMYDVNTGAVTFYE, encoded by the coding sequence ATGAAAGCACATACCAAGGAGACACAGGCAACAATGACGCCAGAAAAGTCATTGACATTTTTAAAGGAAGGAAATTTAAGGTTTCAAAATAATCTAAAAGCCAACAGAAATTTATTGGAGCAGGTAAATGATACTAGTGAAGGACAGTTTCCTTTTGCGACTATTTTAAGCTGTATCGATTCTCGAGTTTCTGCGGAGTTGGTTTTTGACCAGGGATTGGGAGATATCTTTAGTGTACGAATTGCAGGAAATTTTGTTAACGAGGATATCCTTGGAAGCATGGAATTTGCCTGTAAATTGGCAGGAACCAAACTAATTGTAGTCTTGGGGCACACGAGTTGCGGAGCTGTAAAGGGAGCTTGCGATCATGCCGAAATGGGCAATCTAACCAAGTTGATCGAAAAAATTACGCCAGCCGTAAACAGTGTTACCGAACCCGCTGATGAAAGCTTAAGAAACTCAAAGAATTTGGAGTTTGTGGATGCTGTATCAGAAAAGAACGTGCATTTAACTATTGATCGAATTCGTAAAGAAAGTCCTATTTTAGATGACATGGAAAGGAGTGGGGATATTAAAATTATAGGAGCTATGTATGATGTTAATACTGGCGCCGTAACTTTTTATGAATAG
- a CDS encoding VWA domain-containing protein yields the protein MLEGIEFLNKEFFWLLLVLPLALLWYVLKHKKQTAELKISSLKGFKLTNTWLPTLKHLLFVLRLLALGLLITALARPRTVDVSTKTKTTRGIDIVMAIDVSASMLAKDLQPNRLEALKDVAAEFIKGRPNDRIGLVEYAGESYTKTPITSDKAIVLRSLDDIKYNTIIEGGTAIGMGLATSVNRLKDSKAKSKIIILLTDGVNNSGFIDPKIASELALEYGIKVYTIGLGTNGMALSPIAIMPNGKFQYGRVQVEIDEALLKEIAEVTGGKYFRATNNKKLEEIYAEINKLEKTEIEEFKFYNYEEKFRPLVLLASILLLVEVLLRSTVFRSFV from the coding sequence ATGCTTGAAGGTATAGAGTTTTTAAATAAAGAATTTTTTTGGTTATTGCTGGTATTGCCCTTGGCATTGTTGTGGTATGTGTTGAAGCATAAAAAACAAACGGCAGAGCTGAAGATTTCCAGCTTAAAAGGTTTTAAACTAACCAATACTTGGTTGCCAACATTGAAGCATTTATTATTTGTTTTAAGGCTTTTGGCTTTGGGATTACTTATTACAGCTCTAGCCAGACCTAGAACTGTGGATGTTTCTACTAAAACCAAAACCACGAGAGGGATTGACATTGTTATGGCCATAGATGTCTCGGCCAGTATGTTGGCAAAAGATTTGCAGCCTAACCGTTTGGAGGCCCTAAAGGATGTGGCGGCAGAGTTTATTAAGGGGCGTCCCAACGATAGAATTGGTTTGGTAGAGTATGCTGGAGAAAGCTACACAAAAACACCAATCACCAGTGATAAGGCCATTGTATTGCGCTCTTTGGACGATATAAAATACAACACCATCATTGAAGGTGGTACGGCTATTGGTATGGGATTGGCGACTTCTGTAAACCGGTTAAAAGACAGTAAAGCTAAAAGTAAAATCATCATTTTGTTAACCGATGGGGTTAACAATTCAGGGTTTATCGATCCTAAGATTGCAAGTGAACTGGCATTGGAATACGGTATTAAAGTGTATACCATTGGTTTGGGAACAAACGGAATGGCCTTATCACCAATTGCCATTATGCCGAATGGAAAGTTCCAATATGGCCGCGTGCAGGTAGAAATAGACGAAGCTCTGCTCAAGGAAATCGCGGAGGTCACAGGAGGAAAGTACTTTAGAGCAACCAACAATAAAAAGTTGGAAGAAATTTACGCAGAAATCAATAAACTGGAGAAGACGGAAATTGAGGAATTCAAATTCTATAATTATGAAGAGAAATTTCGTCCATTGGTGCTATTGGCTAGTATATTGCTACTCGTGGAAGTATTGTTGCGGTCTACCGTGTTTAGAAGTTTTGTATAA
- a CDS encoding BatD family protein, which produces MKLIKHITLLLFVLSTTIGVAQVKFEAKVSKTKLGINERLRIDFEMNKDGDNFTPPDFNGFTVVGGPNTSVSHSWLNGERSFSKTYSYFLAPKKRGKITINQATIEIEGEIYKTQTVAVEVTAAVKRPNDPYNADNIAEDNIHLVAEVSKTDPYLNEAISVEYKLYVSANTGVSNWREIDNPKFSDFWSQNIDIKGLKVQNGTYKGEEYRYVVLRKTVLYPQKTGKLEIEPLSLDVTVDVPTNRRDIFGGRLMTKVHRTVSAGARTINVKPLPEDNKPSDFTGAVGAFNFKVAGSKKSLNATESLQLKVEVTGNGNLKLFKLPKLTVPSSLEIYEPEYTENVRTNLSGMQGSISDSYTVVPQFKGKYPIPKVSFSYFDLKTETYKRITSDELIIDVLEGPTNTATSDNSITTVAGNKQKVILSNDQFAFIKTDANLTTIKPNYFFKSTWFWSSLLLPLLAIPLAMVYRKERDKRAADVFGNKIRKADKLAKKYLSEAKRNLGQKEAFYVALEKALHNYLKATLHIETSEFSKDKIEELLTSKNVETSVVEEFVGILKNCELARYTPITNVEMQQDYDKSAKTISLIDKQIS; this is translated from the coding sequence ATGAAATTGATCAAACATATCACATTATTGTTATTTGTTTTAAGCACCACAATAGGGGTAGCTCAGGTTAAGTTTGAAGCTAAAGTAAGCAAGACCAAACTTGGGATTAATGAGCGCTTGCGTATTGATTTTGAAATGAATAAAGATGGGGACAATTTTACCCCTCCAGATTTTAATGGTTTTACCGTAGTGGGAGGGCCCAATACCTCGGTGAGTCATTCTTGGCTTAATGGAGAGCGATCCTTTTCAAAAACGTACAGTTATTTTTTAGCGCCCAAAAAAAGAGGGAAAATCACCATCAATCAGGCTACTATAGAAATTGAAGGCGAAATCTATAAAACCCAAACGGTTGCTGTAGAGGTTACGGCAGCGGTAAAGCGTCCAAATGACCCTTACAATGCCGATAATATTGCAGAAGACAATATTCATTTGGTTGCTGAGGTTTCCAAAACCGATCCCTATCTTAACGAAGCTATTTCTGTTGAGTATAAATTATATGTGTCTGCCAATACTGGAGTGAGTAATTGGCGGGAGATAGACAATCCCAAGTTTAGTGATTTCTGGAGTCAGAATATTGATATTAAAGGTCTAAAAGTGCAGAATGGTACCTATAAGGGTGAGGAATATCGTTATGTAGTTTTGCGCAAAACAGTGCTGTACCCTCAGAAGACTGGAAAATTGGAAATAGAGCCTTTAAGTTTGGATGTAACGGTGGATGTACCTACCAATAGACGAGACATATTTGGAGGTCGATTAATGACCAAAGTACACCGCACAGTGTCTGCGGGAGCAAGGACAATTAATGTGAAACCTTTGCCAGAAGACAATAAACCATCGGATTTTACGGGTGCCGTTGGAGCATTCAATTTTAAAGTGGCGGGTTCCAAGAAATCCTTGAACGCTACAGAATCCTTACAATTGAAAGTAGAAGTTACTGGAAATGGAAACTTGAAATTGTTCAAACTTCCCAAGTTAACGGTTCCAAGTTCTTTGGAAATTTATGAGCCAGAGTACACTGAGAATGTAAGAACAAACTTGTCAGGAATGCAAGGAAGCATTTCCGACAGCTATACTGTGGTGCCCCAGTTTAAGGGAAAATATCCTATTCCAAAGGTGTCCTTTTCTTATTTCGATTTAAAAACTGAAACCTACAAACGTATTACTTCGGATGAATTGATTATAGATGTGTTGGAGGGGCCAACCAATACGGCTACTTCGGATAACAGCATTACAACTGTGGCGGGAAATAAACAAAAGGTTATTTTGAGCAACGACCAATTTGCCTTCATAAAAACCGATGCCAATTTAACTACTATTAAGCCCAATTACTTCTTTAAGTCTACTTGGTTTTGGAGTTCCTTGTTGTTGCCTTTATTGGCCATACCGTTAGCTATGGTTTACAGAAAAGAGCGCGACAAACGAGCAGCAGATGTTTTCGGAAATAAAATTCGTAAGGCCGATAAATTGGCTAAGAAATATCTGAGTGAAGCAAAGCGTAATTTAGGTCAGAAGGAGGCCTTTTACGTGGCGCTTGAAAAGGCACTTCACAATTATTTAAAAGCAACTTTGCATATAGAAACCAGTGAATTCAGTAAAGACAAGATAGAGGAACTTCTTACTTCCAAAAATGTGGAAACTTCCGTTGTGGAAGAGTTTGTAGGGATTTTAAAGAATTGTGAATTGGCGCGCTATACACCTATTACGAATGTAGAAATGCAGCAGGATTATGATAAATCTGCAAAAACAATTTCATTAATTGATAAGCAAATTAGTTAA